Within the Thalassophryne amazonica chromosome 19, fThaAma1.1, whole genome shotgun sequence genome, the region TATGCTTTATGAACACTGCAAGGTAGATAATAAGTTCCAATGAGAATCCAAGCTGaaataaaacaaacttaaaaagtaattttttttcttttttctgctaGACCCAGAAAGAGCTGAAGACTCCAATCAACCGTGCCAGCGGCATCTGCAAAGCAATAGAGAGGTTAGCTGGCTTAATCTGCCATAAAATCCATTTGTGGATTCTCTTTAAAATCATCCAGTCATTATTATCGGTTTTAGAATCAGTTAACTTTTtgattcattatctttatggtctCTTAGCTTCATATTCAATTAATTTTGTGGTATTGTAGTTAGTTATCtttatatatatagttatttttaaattatagttAGTTGTGGTTTCATTTGGCTTTCCTGTTATCTTTATTTCCTCATGGTTTATTTATTcacttagtgattttttttttttttttacacagtctaTTTACTATACAGTTGTTGGTGTTATTATATTCAATTACTTTTAAATGTAgtatgttttattttatgttCATTTTAGGGTCATAAAAGTCAATGTTCCAAAAGACAAATATTCTGTTCTAGTGACTTCAAACATATAGGAATAGCTGAAAGAAGACTTAAGTTGATTTTTAGATAGCTTTGCAGCTATTTttatgagcaggggtggtggccaagtggttaatgcgcttggtttcagttcggaaggttctgggttcaaatcccacccctgccacatttctccatgtaatgtggagttgcgtcaggaagggcatccggtgtaaaacctgtgccaaatcaacatgcagatccaccttggatttgctgtggcgaccccgagtgcaaaacaagggagcagccgaagggacttacttttactttactTTTAGTTTTAGATTCATTTACAAATGAAATTTACATTGTACAAATAAAATCACTATTTGTAATGATTTTATATGTACAATTtgtttattcagatggctttattAGCTCTACAATTAGCTTCATAATCTGTTAGCATTACATTCAGTTTTCTGTACagttttatattcatttagccttgtattcattgtgctttaGATTTAGCTAATGTTATTTTCAGTTGGTTTTAGGTATGGTTTACTTTGCAATTATCTTTGTTTTCTCTCAGTTTTATTATGAACTGTTAGCTTGCTTTTTTACTCTTACTTTTATGTTTAGCTTGCTTTGCATTCGGTTTATTTTTCAGTTAGCTTAATGTTTCCTTTCAAAAAGCTCATAGATTTTAGTAAAAACTCCAGTTATTCTCTGTGGATGTTCATGTGgactttctgtgtgtgtctggagGGGTTTCCTTCAGGCATTCTGATATCTTTCTGCTATCaaaacacacattacacacactgTAAAGGCATTCACCTAGTTCAAAACCACATGATGGTGGAGGCTGGTGCGGCGTTAACTAGGACCACATCAGTACGATCCACAAGTGCACATTCCTCAATCATTCAATCAGTATTTACCTGTAGAGGAAAGAGAAAAGTCAGGATTTGGGTGGTCAGAAGAGCTGACAGGGTAATCCTCAAGTCAAACAGGGACAGGGGGATAGTTGTCCGGCTCTCCGATCCTCCCAAACTACCCTCCTTCTTTCAGTTGATCATCTCCAACAATTTACTAATAGTCTATGGGGTGTTATCCACCTTCAGTGCTCACAGCTGTTATTGTttcttgtttgctgggtgttttATGGCTGTCATTGGGGGCATTGTCCCCTTCTACCCATAAATATGTCTGATATAGTCAGAATCTTTGGCCAGTGTACTGCATTTGTTTTATTCGTGCAGGTCTTGTATTGATATCTCAGACGTACGCGCTCTGTTTTACCACTGAGTCATTCTGAGCTGGCAAATATATGTAGGTGATGTCATCAGTTTTgtccttctttctttttctcctttCTCCCCTCCCTACTAGGACTCCAACCAACAACAATCTTGTTTCGTTAGACACGTCGGCTAACGTTATAAAGATTCTGTCTGACAGCATTCCCTCCAGCCATCCCCAGGATGTTATGGGAACCTCCGTCTGCACTACGAACAAACACAGTACCTCCCTGCCCGCTTCTGTCGCCGCCACGTCAGACACCTACACCACACTGACCAGCGTTGTGGCGGACACTTATGACAAACAGGACCTTAATAACATCTTTGACACACTTCTGCAGAAGTGGCCCGATACAGAAACGTTCCCTGACCCGAATACTGAGGTAAATTAAGAATAAGCATCATTTCCATCTCTTCGTCATGGTTCCATCTGgttatgtgtctgtctgtgtttgtggacacattattttgaacacaatcaTTCATTATCAAAGCATGGCAGACGCCTGATACTAACATCACTGGTACCCCTTGCATAGCAAATAAGATAAtattgatgaaattatttttttgaaaTTGTGATTACTCGTTGATAATTATTTGTGGACCCTTACACCATCGATACTGTCCTTGCAATATATAAACTAATGGGATTTTAGATTTGTTTAATGAATTGGCATTTTTGTGAACACATTAACAATTTTGTGGTTATAATTTGCACATTAATGAGTAAGGGCTCATAGGTTCAAGCCCCCGTGACCCTAACTTGGATTACGCGTGTATTGAAAATGCATGCATAAttaaggtttttgtttgtttgtatatttattaACTGAACATGATAACATTCACTATCATATCAAAAGTACCCTTCGTGTAGTCAATGAGCTATTTAAATTTTGGTGGTTGTTTAGTCTTtgtatttgcatattaatgatgATGAACAGATTTTTCTTTTAACATTAACAATACATGGTAGACACTTCACACTGAAACTGTAGATAGTCAGTTAGACTTGAttagaattttaaattattttgcaaatgtttgcatactaatggtgatactgtgattttatatacgaggtctgttagaaaagtatcagacctttttatttttttcaaaaaacctgctggatttgaatcacgtgtgcttgcttgagccaactttgaaccttcgtgcgcatgacaatgctatgggcatcacacagattaaggagtggtacaaccggtttaaagacgtctgcacaacggaggagaccgcgccgcgctccggtcggccatcaacatgctgagatcattccaaagtgaatgctgtggtgatgtgggaccatcatgtgactatccgaaaaattgcggaagaggtggacatcagcacttttgtggcacattccactgtaacagaagattttgccattaagagttgcagcgaaattcatgccgatggctttggcacgaagctgatggcggagcaaaagcgccttcgtgttgaagcctcacaggacatgttgtgacatgcccacctcttccaccatttggaagattcagacggctttcggtggcttttcagtcatgtgactatccgagaaattgtggacgagctgggcatgtcacaacatgtcctgtgagacttcaacacgaaggcgcttttgctgcgccatcagctttgtgccaatgaatttcgctgcaactcttttcatggcaaaatcttctgtcacagtggaaagtgccaaaaaagtgctgatgtccacctcttccgcaatttctcagatagtcacacgacggtcccacatcaccacagcgttcactttggaaatgatctggtcatttcagcgtgtcaatggccgcccggagcgcggcgcgctctcctccattgtgcggacgtctttaaaccagttgtactgctccttaatctgtgtgatgcccatagcatcaccaccaaaagccgtctgaataatccaaatggtttccacctggctgtcgcccagtttctggcaaaatttgatgcagttgcgctgctccagtcgttccgccattttccttgcaaagaaaaaaacgacgagagactacacccatactcacacaaaggctgcttacaagcaaatgacacaatcgacaggcgtgaaaaaattcacgcttgcgcacgaaggttcaaggttggctcattcaagcacacgtgattcaaatccatcaggtttaaaaaaaaaataaaaaggtccgatacttttctaacagacctcatatattgtgAAGACTACAACTTATAACCAATATATAGCAGGCATTTAATACTTACATCATAGATACCTTCCTGGCCAGTGTATAAGATGAATACAGTTTAGGATTGTTTGGTGCATATTAATGAtgatgaagtgatttttttttttttttcttgtgaccATTAATAATACACAGTAGACATGTATTGTGTGACACCATCTCCCCGACCAGTAGATGAGCTGATGGGACTTTTGGGTTGTTTGTGGCTTATATTTGCATATTAACAATATGTTTTGTCTGGATGTCAGACTCTCCCATACAGCGATCATTTCCTTGAGGACCAGTCCAGCCCTGTCTATTCTGGCTCTTACAGTGGTTCTCCACCTGAAAGATACAAGGGTGACTTCCAGTTTTCTCTTGGCGCTCCTTCAGCTTCATCGTACAAGTCCAGTGAGCTGCCCATGGTCTACCTGAACAAGGGGCAGTTTTACCCCATCaccctgcatggagtagacagcacTGCCTGCGTCACTGCCAACAAAGTCAAGGTAAATACAGTATTTTAGGAGTTTTGTGGTTCACTTCCACTTGAGTGTTGACCACTAATCTTGCGGTCTTTGTTTCAGTTCTTCTTTGCATGTGTCCAGGTCATGGGTTGGGACAATAACTGCTGACTTTTGTTCCCTTGGAGCTTTTTGTTCACTGGGTCATGAATGTATGAAATCTTTGTTTGCCATGAACCCTTCCCAAAATCTTTGTCCCTCCTTTGCAGTCAGCTCCTCAGTGACTAATTCCCTCCTCACACCTTGTCACACTggactgacagaaaaaaaaagaatgattaCTACATTGTAGTGACACAATCATGTCCAGTTCAGTTTGTAAAGGGAAAGCTGAAAAAGGAGTGGACGTAGAAAGACTGAGGTGTAGTGAGGTTAAAGACACTGGTGACAACCCTTTTGCTTGTATTGCAAATCACAGGAGAATAATATACACACACGCCCATTCATTAAAAATAACTGATGGCTTTGTGAAAAGGAGGCTTTGGCGTGATGAACGCGACATGATTGAACATAGGTGCAAAAAATGTTTATTCGCTTAGACCACTGCGCTGACCACACCGTCTTTCCTCACTTTCTCCACCTCAGACCGTCATCATGGCTGTGTTTGAAAATGACAAGACTCCAGAAATGCAGCTGCGCTTTTGGAATCACTGGCACGCTCGCCAGCCCACCGTCAAACAGAGGGTCATTGACATCGGTAGGTTCTCCGCCTCTGCAGTACACCTGAACTCGGAACCCTAAAGGCAAAATCATAAAAGACTTGTCACTTACTGAAGTAAATTTCAAGTCTATTTCTTTCTTTGACAGCAGACTACAAGGAAGTATTCAGTGGCATTAACAACATCGAGGAGGTGGCGTTCAATGCCTTCTCTTTTGTTTGGAACCCCAATGAAGAGGCCAAGGTAAATCCATTTTCTCCCTTGTGCGCACACATACAGGAACTGTGGACATGTGTAACCATCAGATATGTTCTTATAAAACACAGCCCCATTTCCTTAAGGCAAAGAACTGAATGGGTGGCACACTTAGGAGAAAAGAGAGAAAAGGGTGGTGAAGAAGGAGTGGCTCATGAGGGAGGAGAGGAATCCCAGATATGTGTTTGTCCCTGAGGCTGCTGTCACCGCAACAGGTGACAGCCTCTCTACAGCTTTACTTGTCCATGTATGGGGTGGGGCCCCGAGGTGTTCCGGGGAATAGCTACAAGGAAAAAGAGAGGAAAGACAGGTGTTTTCTTTGCAAAAATGAGCAGTTACACTAGTTTGAGATGTGTGACATCTATAGAAATTGTAGAAATGTAATTCTATCCAGCAGAACAACAACTTAAAATTTTTTTTCATGCCAAAGTTGGGCATTATGAAGAGGAAGTGGCCTCTATTTGAAGCAAACAAACCAAACAAGATTAGGCATCCTGTATCACCAGAGATCAGGTCCAGGTCGAGGAGCATGCAGTAATGTCACATGTCGCCACATACACCACATCACGAAACCTCCTCTGGTCCTGAGTAGCAACTAACCGGGCAACCAATTGGTCCATCCAGAATTCtctaaagtagccatctatcttctCTAGCCAGATGAGACttggacatccccttggcctttacCAGAACTGGACTCCAACACTTGCTggttcatgcccagagaaactggCCACATATCCAAAATATCATAGCTCACATTCCCTTACTACACCAGTGATGTGGATCATCTAAGTCTCCTTAAGTAACTGTTGGTCAGAGTGGTTCCAGTGGCACACAAGGAATCTTCAAACAGACTCAGTACCAAAGACCTCCGGTCTTCAACTTGGGGCACTGGTTAGCATACAATTCTCACACTCATATGGGAAGAACGAGGATCCGACAGACATGGACCTTCACTGGATACACAGTCatttcagtggtgtccaaagattcTCCAAAGAGACATCCACTCTTACCTTCAGTCACTGTttaatgtccaagtctcacaaccatacaggaagaACCAGAatccaaaagacttggaccttcattgatCCAAAGCCATTCCAATAGTATCCAAAGATTCTCCAAAGAAATGTAGGACCAAAGGCATTCAGGCATTGCTTCAGATCACTGGTTAGCCTCCagatctcacaaccacacagggaGACACAAAGCACCAGGACCCGACTTAGACCTTTGTTCTGCTGCAAAGGTATTGACCATTGAATCTTTCAGCATATTTGATACTTTGAACCAGAGCTCACTGGCTAGATAAaggtcaaaatttcaaaaatcgCCCTAACTGCTAGTTCTACTTAATAAAGTAGAATCAAAGCTGACAGCAAACTGATCTTGGAGGAAGACCAAGCCACATCTAAAAATTCCAAGCTACATGGAGCTGATGACATGATGAAGACCTTGTCGTCACATCTGGAGGTGTGGAAAATGTAACTGACATTCAGTCTTTACCTGTATTTTGCATCATACTGAGACTCAGTCAAAAACATGTCATTGTATTGTGCCTGTAACAATGTCAGTTAATCAATCAACATTTGTTTCtatagccctttacagcagccagacagtGTCCAAAGGGCtctacagtaaaatcaaagatcaCAATATGTCTACTGAGAAAGGGCTTTACTTTTAGCCAGAACATGTAGCTCGAAAAAACTTTGAcagcagagtttatctgttgattgagcttcaaacagctgtcaaatatcactcccaaaccaGCtgtcctcataggcagatagatttgtagattatctgcataacaatgaaagcacaggttgtattCGGCTACAACTGACCCCAATGGCAACACGTACAATGAAAATAGAAGAgggccaagaatagaaccctgtggcactccacaacaaaGAATAGCAACTGGTGAGGAGAGGTCACCAATCATAATAGAAACGTTTTTATTGCCATGCCTTATGTCCCTGTATGTCCTTCAACCTGTGGATGTTAAAGTATGCAATGCCTATACATTCTTCTTTATCTCCACAGGTTTACATCGGCATCAACTCCCTAAGCACCGACTTCTCCGCTCAGAAGGGAGTGAAGGGTCTGCCTCTGAATCTGCAGATCGATACGTATGATTTCAGCTCGGGAACCAACCAGCTCATCCATAGAGCCGCCTGCCAGATCAAGATTTTCTGCGATAAGGTAAATCATCACCCGCCGTTGAACTCCTTTCACCTTTTACACACATATATAAGCCAAATTCAACTAATATGTGTGTTGGCTGTGTGCAGGGTGCAGAGAGGAAGATGCGAGATGAGGAGAGGAAGAGGACCAAAAGGAGGGGAAAGAGCACTAGTGATGTTAACAGTAAGTGCTGCACATGCATGTCTGCGAGACAACCACAAGGTTTTGGCACTCCATTCTAACACATTGTACCTTCATGCTTTTGTTACAGCCAACAAATCTTTGGTGAGTAGCTCCATGGGCAGCGACTGCACTTTCTTTCAGACCCTGGATGACCACATCACCCAGCCGGTTCTGTTCATTCCTGAGACACATCTCTCCAGCTTGCAGCGCTGTGGCCTGGTAGGTCCTGACACCcatctttacacacacacacacacctccttacTCTACTCCTTTTGCTCCTTCAAGCCCCTACTTAAGCCTCTGAGGATTTGCATAAGCATTGCCTTGAGTAAATCATGTTCCTGACCAATGTATCCCCACGGGCTACGGGACGGGCAGGAAAACACTGTGGGAAACTATGTGGTGGGAAAAAAGGCTTGGAAAAGGGAGGGGATGGTGTCAGTGAAAGTGTGGTGGATGACTGATTCCAGATCAGATGAGCTAATGGGAGGCGAAACCCGGCAGGACGACAAGCCGTAGCAACTACTCCCACTGATCTTAAGCTATGGGGGCTTAGACAAACACACCTGGAGCATCAGCACTCAAACACACAGTGGACACCTGACACATGCACCACCCTCATACACGCGCTTTCTCTCTCACTTTCACACACAGTGAGGTGAGGGCGCTGTTCAGACAGGCCAGTTTTCCCACACTGTGGAGTCAACTTGGCAAAAAGACACTGAATTGGGGGACACAGACTACCAGCCCAGGAGCCAAACATCATTCAGTACTCCGTCTCTGATCATTTTCCTTCTATCTCACGCATTTAACCCTCAGATGTGCAAAGCAATCGTCATTCGTCAGCAAGCAAACACCAGATTTCTGTCTTGACATATTAaaagttattttgttttttaaacaggaACATCATGTtgagttattttttttaatgtatatatttattagtagtagtagtagttgtggtATTTTCAGCTTTCATTTGGTATCTTTGTGGAATCATACACTGAGCAGGAAAACTACAAAATATTCACGTTTTCATTAATCTGAAAAAATCTGTTCCTTTATTTAATATGCTACTTAAAAAACAACAATATTCATTGGaacactttatttaaaaaaaatcatatattgaaaTAAACCTTTTACAATGACAAGTTTGATGTAACAGTGTGATGTAACTAATGTAATGttaattgtaaaataaataagtgaAATGTGCAAGCAGCCACACTTTTATAGCAACTAAAAT harbors:
- the grhl3 gene encoding grainyhead-like protein 3 homolog isoform X2, whose protein sequence is MTKETETLGLVFQSENFNYNRYNNYIMDSSWSYLEGAVPEPNQSKSLLVPEDNLTAITMLYEHCKTQKELKTPINRASGICKAIERTPTNNNLVSLDTSANVIKILSDSIPSSHPQDVMGTSVCTTNKHSTSLPASVAATSDTYTTLTSVVADTYDKQDLNNIFDTLLQKWPDTETFPDPNTETLPYSDHFLEDQSSPVYSGSYSGSPPERYKGDFQFSLGAPSASSYKSSELPMVYLNKGQFYPITLHGVDSTACVTANKVKTVIMAVFENDKTPEMQLRFWNHWHARQPTVKQRVIDIDYKEVFSGINNIEEVAFNAFSFVWNPNEEAKVYIGINSLSTDFSAQKGVKGLPLNLQIDTYDFSSGTNQLIHRAACQIKIFCDKGAERKMRDEERKRTKRRGKSTSDVNTNKSLVSSSMGSDCTFFQTLDDHITQPVLFIPETHLSSLQRCGLASTLDGIDRSSMKRLYSESAEQSGSPSSKQARREDSQRVLLYVRSGAQEVFDALMLNTPTLMGLREAISEKYGVQKDTIGKIYKKCKRGIFVNMDDNIIEHYSNQLAFLIEMSEVVAGQFQVTLVEL
- the grhl3 gene encoding grainyhead-like protein 3 homolog isoform X1; protein product: MTKETETLGLVFQSENFNYNRYNNYIMDSSWSYLEGAVPEPNQSKSLLVPEDNLTAITMLYEHCKTQKELKTPINRASGICKAIERTPTNNNLVSLDTSANVIKILSDSIPSSHPQDVMGTSVCTTNKHSTSLPASVAATSDTYTTLTSVVADTYDKQDLNNIFDTLLQKWPDTETFPDPNTETLPYSDHFLEDQSSPVYSGSYSGSPPERYKGDFQFSLGAPSASSYKSSELPMVYLNKGQFYPITLHGVDSTACVTANKVKTVIMAVFENDKTPEMQLRFWNHWHARQPTVKQRVIDIADYKEVFSGINNIEEVAFNAFSFVWNPNEEAKVYIGINSLSTDFSAQKGVKGLPLNLQIDTYDFSSGTNQLIHRAACQIKIFCDKGAERKMRDEERKRTKRRGKSTSDVNTNKSLVSSSMGSDCTFFQTLDDHITQPVLFIPETHLSSLQRCGLASTLDGIDRSSMKRLYSESAEQSGSPSSKQARREDSQRVLLYVRSGAQEVFDALMLNTPTLMGLREAISEKYGVQKDTIGKIYKKCKRGIFVNMDDNIIEHYSNQLAFLIEMSEVVAGQFQVTLVEL